Genomic segment of Pongo pygmaeus isolate AG05252 chromosome 1, NHGRI_mPonPyg2-v2.0_pri, whole genome shotgun sequence:
CACAGAAAATGCATGGAAAGGCATGGACTGCCAACCCTGGTTTTCAAAATTTTGGTTTGTGATTTCTTTCTCCATtagtcttttcttctcctttctttttcccacaaATATTAATCGACAAGAGATGCGAAGTCACTTAACTCatttttctattccaaattcttttccttagAATGCTCCAAGCAAGAAATACTCTTTGGATTTGCAATTTCTCTAAAACAAGGAGTAGATAGgtacttaaaatagaaaaattctccttgaagagaacTAGTGTAGATCAGGTAAAGAAACAACATGTATGTGGTAAATAATGAACTACAATCTGGAAAaggatgaaataatgaaataactatgctttcaacttttttatCCTTGTATATTTCTTACAGGACCATTACCCTCAAAATGGCAAATGGCATCTTCTGAACCTCCTTGCGTGAATAAGGTGTCTGACTGGAAGCTGGAGATACTTCAGAATGGCTTATATTTAATTTATGGCCAAGTGGCTCCCAATGCAAACTACAATGATGTAGCTCCTTTTGAGGTGCGGCTGTATAAAAACAAAGACATGATACAAACTCTAACAAACaaatctaaaatccaaaatgtAGGAGGGACTTATGAATTGCATGTTGGGGATACCATAGACTTGATATTCAACTCTGAGCATCAGGttctaaaaaataatacatactggGGTATCATTTTACTAGCAAATCCCCAATTCATCTCCTAGAGACTTGATTTGATCTCCTCATTCCCTTCAGCACATGTAGAGGTGCCAGTGGGTGGATTGGAGGGAGAAGATCTTCAATTTCTAGAGTTTGTCTgtctacaaaaatcaacacaaacaGAACTCCTCTGCATGTGAATTTTCATCTATCATGCCTATCTGAAAGAGACTCAGAGGAAGAGCCAAAGACTTTTGGTTGGATCTGCAGAGATACTTCATTAAtccatgataaaataaatatggatGACAGAGGACATGTGCTTTTCAAAGAATCTTTATCTAATTCTTGAATTCATGAGTGGAAAAATGGAGTTCTATTCCCATGGAAGATTTACCTGGTATGCAAAAAGGATCTGGGGCAGTAGCCTGGCTTTGTTCTCATATTCTTGGGCTGCTGTAATTCATTCTTCTCATACTCCCATCTTCTGAGACCCTCCCAATAAAAAGTAGACTGATAGGATGGCCACAGATATGCCTACCATACCCTACTTTAGATATGGTGGTGTTAGAAGATAAAGAACAATCTGAGAACTATTGGAATAGAGGTACAAGTGGCATAAAATGGAATGTACACTATCTGGAAATTTCTCTTGGTTTTATCTTCCTCAGGATGCAGGGTGCTTTAAAAAGCCTTATCAAAGGAGTCATTCCAAACCCTCACGTAGAGCTTTGTGAGAACTTAATGTTGGTATGTGTGTCTAAACATTGCTAATTGTAAAGAAAGAGTAACCATTAGTAATCATTAGGTTTAACCCCAGAATGGTATTATCATTACTGGATTATGTCATGTAATGATTTAGTATTTTTAGCTAGCTTTCCACAGATTGCAAAGTGCTTTCATGAAACAGGTAGCAATTCTATGAAGTTAATTGGGTAGGCATTTGGAGGAAAATTTTAGTGATGAGAATGTGGTAGCATAGCATAGCCAACTTTCCTCAACTCATAGGACAAGTGACTACAAAAGGCAATGGGTTGTGCCCTGCATTGCACTGTCTCAGCTATAGAATTGTTATTTCTGCTATCATGTTATAAGACTCTAAAATTTAGCAAATTCACTTTTCAGGAAGCGTATTCCCCTTTAACCCAAGGTGAGCAGAGTGAAGCTACAACAGATCTTTCCTTCACcagtacactttattttttttcctccctgaatCGGGGAGACCCAGGATGCTGTTCAGGCCTTAACCCAACCAAATTCCCCTCTTCAACTTGCAGGGCCCATCTTAGTCAAATGTGCTAACTTCTAAAGTAATAAATAGCACTAATTCAAAATTTTTGGACTCTTAAATTAGCTACTTGCAGGTTCTCGTTGGAAGgtatataatattacattgtaaacaaatttaaaatatttatgggtATTTGTGAAAAGCTGcattatgttaaataatattacatgtaaagctatttaaaagaatttttttttgtattttgtgtaacAAAAATTGCTCAGGAGCATGCTAAGCCTGAGGCCAAGTTGTTTCTTAgtatgacttttttaaaaaacatctgctGGGTAGCTACAGGGCCAAAGACTTGGAGAGCTTGTTTCTGTTGCGTTTGTATATCTTCTCAGGAAATTAAAGTGTgtcatacatatgtgtgtgtgtgtatatatatatgtatgtgtatatataaaatcttgGTGTTCTTGATCTTTGTTGTGTTATAAGCAATGTGTGCTGGAGTGGGCTGGTGCTAGCTTATAAACGcatattattaaattttcaggaatgttGCACTTTTGTTATTAATTATAGGCATTCTTGAAATTGGCTATGGTGGGAGTATTTATACCATGTAAATTGGCAAACACTACACATTTTCCTTTTGGACAGCTAGCTCACCAGCACACCACTGTGAAACTCTCCTTAATGACTCCTCTCTCTGCCCCCGCTTCATTCCTGGAATAACCATGGCAGACTaagggagaaaatgaaattgtaaaaatttGACATACTGGTGATTTCTCAGGGCAAGCAGAGGTCACTACAGCTGCAGCTAGAGGGATGACTACCAATAGGTGACCTTTAAATTTTCCTGATGTTATAATTTTAGCCTTTGTTTTCAATGTATActgttttcctgtttctccacatagTAGTCTGCGTTTTAAATCTATAATAAAACATGCTGATAACTGGATTGCAGCTGATTTATCTGTGGGTCATCAGACTAGAGTTAGTGATCCAGGGAACACAAAGGTACATCatagaaatctttgcccatatgAAACACTGTTTGGCAAGTGTTAGGCAGAAGTGAGAGCTGGATGCAACTGGCTTTTCATCATAGCTGTTCCCATTTCTGATGAGTTAGTCAACAGTTTCACTTTCTGACTTTTACCTACCTCCTTTTCTCCACCCTGCCCACATTCACCATCAAAGCCATTGTCAACCCTTCTCACACTGTTTTTGCCTTCCATTTTGCCCCATCAAACAAGAGCATGCTATATGACTGTG
This window contains:
- the TNFSF18 gene encoding tumor necrosis factor ligand superfamily member 18; translated protein: MTLHPSPITCEFLFSTALISPKMCLSHLENMPLSHSRTRAQRSSWKLWLFCSIVMLLFLCSFSWLIFIFLQLETAKEPCMAKFGPLPSKWQMASSEPPCVNKVSDWKLEILQNGLYLIYGQVAPNANYNDVAPFEVRLYKNKDMIQTLTNKSKIQNVGGTYELHVGDTIDLIFNSEHQVLKNNTYWGIILLANPQFIS